A single region of the Cryptococcus decagattii chromosome 4, complete sequence genome encodes:
- a CDS encoding lipoyl(octanoyl) transferase, with amino-acid sequence MPRSVARLFSSNARNFSLGPASCPTASSSISASSSLPPLRYHIFKEPLPYPVGLKLQNDIIDRRLVAKSKDPIGSTGLGDVVLLLEHTPTYTTGRRDNTPNPNELHPEEKKVQNVGAGFYITKRGGQVTYHGPGQLVGYPILDLNVMETPTRCYVEFLQAMLSNYIRDISALDDILAPHPDGHVGVFSSPTEKVASIGIHLRHRITSHGFAMNITPEPIAWFDLVMACGLADVRAVSLHDLITRGAMQDGIIPSRLPSVQDVARSIMPRFGEMFGREIKALDARDSGEAGEIWGLVQKAEQGARENNDKCGGWPSKPLLSQRA; translated from the exons ATGCCTCGCTCAGTCGCCCGCCTCTTCTCCAGTAATGCCAGGAACTTCTCTCTGGGACCAGCTTCATGCCCAACAGCCTCGTCATCAATCTCcgcctcttcatctcttccacctttgcGATATCATATCTTCAAGGAACCTCTGCCGTATCCCGTTGGCCTGAAATTGCAGAACGACATAATTGATCGAAGGCTGGTGGCAAAAAGCAAGGATCCGATAGGTAGTACGGGTCTTGGCGACGTTGTCCTTCTTTTAG AACATACACCAACATACACTACCGGCAGACGAGATAATACACCTAATCCCAATGAACTTCATCcagaggaaaaaaaggtgCAGAATGTTGGAGCTGGCTTTTACATTACAAAAAGAGGAGGACAAGTGACCTACCATGGCCCTGGACAATTAGTTGGGTATCCTATACTGGATTTGAATGTTATGGAG ACTCCCACCCGATGTTATGTCGAATTCTTGCAAGCTATGCTTAGTAATTATATCCGAGATATCTCGGCTCTTGACGACATCCTCGCACCTCACCCTGACGGACATGTAGGAgtcttctcttcccccaCCGAAAAG GTTGCCTCCATAGGGATTCATCTTCGCCACCGCATAACTTCCCACGGTTTCGCCATGAACATTACTCCTGAACCCATCGCCTGGTTCGACCTCGTCATGGCTTGTGGCCTCGCAGACGTTCGCGCGGTTTCATTACACGACCTGATTACTCGAGGTGCAATGCAGGACGGGATAATACCGTCAAGGTTGCCGAGTGTGCAGGATGTGGCTAGGTCTATCATGCCCAGGTTTGGGGAAATGTTTGGAAGGGAAATCAAGGCACTCGATGCTCGAGATTCCGGTGAGGCCGGGGAAATTTGGGGACTCGTTCAGAAGGCTGAACAGGGTGCTAGGGAGAATAATGATAAATGCGGAGGATGGCCTTCTAAACCCCTTTTGAGCCAAAGAGCTTAG
- a CDS encoding T-complex protein 1 subunit delta, translating into MASAAAAPSGPGASISDSSFTDKGRPTEVRLSNMNAAKAVADAVRTSLGPKGMDKMIQTGNGEVVITNDGATILKHMAVLHPAARMLVELSQAQDIEAGDGTTSVVVLAGSLLSAAEKLLAQGIHPTTVAQSFQNAASKAVEFLEGMSMPVDLNDRESLLRAARTSLNSKIVSQYSSTLAPIAVSAVTRLVTSASSNVDLRDIRIVKKVGGTIEDTELVEGLALNQIAMTNAGGPTRMEKAKIGLIQFQLSSPKPDMDNQIVVNDYRQMDKILKEERQYLLNLCKRIKKTGCNVLLIQKSILRDAVTDLSLHFLAKLKILVIKDIERDEIDFIAKSTGAKPVADIEAFTEDKLGSAELVEETNQSGAKVVKVTGVKNAGKTVSVVCTGANELVLEESERSLHDALCVVRCLVKKRALIAGGGAPEIHVSRLLTDYAHTLKGKEAYCFQAFAEALEIIPTTLAENAGLNPISIVTELRNKHALGDRNAGINVKKGIISNILEENVVQPLLVSTSALELATETVALILRIDDIQFSR; encoded by the exons ATGGcttcagcagcagcagctccTTCAGGCCCTGGAGCTTCAATCTCCGACAGCTCTTTCACTGATAAG GGGAGACCTACTGAGGTCAGGTTGTCCAACATGAACGCGGCGAAGG CCGTTGCGGACGCCGTGCGAACTAGTTTGGGACCAAAGGGAATGGACAAGATG ATCCAAACCGGTAATGGAGAAGTCGTCATCACCAATGATGGCGCTACCATCCTCAAGCATATGGCCGTGCTTCACCCTGCCGCACGAATG CTTGTTGAGCTCTCACAAGCTCAGGATATCGAGGCGGGAGATGGTACAACCAGTGTTGTCGTTCTTGCCGGAAGTCTGCTATCCGCCGCCGAAAAGCTCCTTGCCCAAGGTATCCACCCCACAACAGTCGCCCAGTCTTTCCAGAACGCCGCTTCCAAGGCTGTCGAGTTCCTCGAGGGTATGAGCATGCCCGTTGATCTGAACGACCGAGAGAGTCTGTTGCGTGCTGCCCGGACTAGTCTGAATTCCAAG ATCGTTTCCCAATACTCCTCAACCCTTGCCCCCATTGCGGTTTCCGCTGTCACCCGACTTGTCAcctccgcctcttccaatGTCGACTTGAGAGATATCAGAATAGTGAAGAAGGTTGGCGGGACGATTGAAGACACTGAGCTTGTTGAAGGTCTGGCGCTTAACCAAATCGCGATGACTAATGCGGGAGGACCTAcaaggatggaaaaggCTAAGATTGGTTTGATTCAATTCCAGCTTAGTAGCCCTAAGCCCGAC ATGGATAACCAGATCGTAGTTAACGACTACCGACAAATGGACAAGATCTTGAAGGAAGAGCGACAATACCTTCTCAACCTCTGCAAGCGTATCAAGAAGACAGGTTGTAATGTCCTCCTCATTCAAAAATCTATCCTCCGCGACGCCGTCACCGACCTTTCCCTTCACTTCCTTGCCAAGCTCAAGATCCTTGTCATCAAGGACATTGAGCGAGACGAAATCGACTTCATTGCCAAGTCCACCGGTGCCAAGCCCGTGGCAGACATTGAGGCCTTCACTGAGGACAAGCTCGGTTCCGCAGAGTTAGTGGAGGAAACTAACCAGTCTGGTGCCAAGGTCGTGAAAGTTACTGGTGTCAAAAACGCGGGTAAGACCGTGAGTGTCGTTTGCACGGGTGCGAATGAGCTTGTGCTTGAAGAGAGTGAGAGGAGTTTACATGATGCTTTGTGTGTTGTGAGATGTCTTGTGAAGAAGCG TGCATTAATCGCCGGTGGTGGTGCCCCTGAAATTCATGTTTCTCGTCTCCTAACAGATTATGCCCATACACTCAAGGGTAAAGAGGCCTATTGCTTCCAAGCATTCGCGGAAGCTCTCGAAATCATCCCCACCACCCTTGCCGAAAACGCTGGTCTCAACCCCATCTCCATCGTTACGGAGCTGAGAAACAAGCATGCTCTTGGTGACCGGAATGCAGGTATCaatgtgaagaagggaatTATCAGTAACATCTTGGAGGAGAACGTGGTTCAACCTTTATTGGTGTCCACGAGTGCTTTGGAGTTGGCGACTGAGACGGTGGCGTTGATTTTGAGGATTGACGATATTCAG TTTTCACGATAA